From Cotesia glomerata isolate CgM1 linkage group LG3, MPM_Cglom_v2.3, whole genome shotgun sequence:
tgaaatatttataaaatttaataatcgaaattaattgtatgctttataatatttaaataatgggagtcaataactagttcataatttttatggtgaatcccatattgacagtAAGTCaacagcgctatgacgccttttttttaagtataaaatacgttacGCTATTATATacaaggcttttaactgtcaaataactcggcgtgttttggtgttaaataagtttttgaataaattgttatatttttaataataattaatcattcatggaaattattattaattaactttaataatattgattactttatatcaagttttgataaataaaaatataaccaaatgattcgacgcatgcgcagtaggggcgtcaataattggggttgcggtacgtcaatatttagatcaaccagttttttaacccgtcaataattggtgtgtCCAGatcatctatttaattatttaaaactcattagtaaatatcactgattatcgtTTAAATATCACTggttatcattttaaaaaaagaaaaattgattagttaaaacattacttaaattaccaaacaaaattcaacgatatttatatttgattgcttaaaaaaaatcaaatcataactttgtctcttatagcgtccataattggggcttttaccttatctatttttttaatataaaaattttaaaaattttttttcaaagccgagaaactcaaattttaagataggagtaaagtttttaaaatttgttaagaatttaaagagatcttaaaaaaatctattgagaaataaaatatatcatatttatccctaatttttaatctaatttattttatttaaaatttatctaaaaatataaggagggataaataattaaaaaaaatataaagtaatgttaataatttcgTTTTATTGATATACAAGATATACATCGTGGGGTAGGCTCTGCGCCATAACGGCATTGAACGTGAGCACTCAGTGCTCAGATATGTCTCCAagatattattatcattacatataatatatcattattcaataagatttatttattcattcatttatttatttatactaacGTTAATTCGTTATTAAATGTTTtagttcatttttaaaatttacagcCGTGTATCAAAACACttattgatttataataataataattaataataataaaaataaaaaaaaataatttgtcagaCCAACagtttacttataaatttgtttgtttgttgTTTAGCAAAATCTAAAGACGATATATGTATACGACTGAAgatattaaatcataaaagatttatttaaccATCAGAGAATCGTTATGCATACAAAATGATGAGTTTTTAGTTAGCAAAGTGCCGCGCTCCCccgagaaaaataaataacaaacaaTGAATTCCCCGAGGGACCGCTTCAGTCGACATTAGCAGATGGTCTTGTCTGCTTGGCAGACACCTTCCGGTCTCGCGAGGAACAACTTCCCGCTGCCGCAGACACATAGTTGGTAGATATTTGATTCCCTCTGGTCACTCGAAGACCTCCCATTTCGCGGTTGTTGTTGCCCTTGCTGCTGTTCTCTGGTCGAGTGTCTCTGCACGGGCGTTCCCACTTTTAGGTCCTTTAGGAAGACTGATTTCGCGTCGAACCTGATTGCGCCCTCCACACTCTGGAGCGTCAGGTCTGACAGACAGGATGCCAAAATTTCACCTGCTCGAGATTCTATCACCACTCGTTCTGGCGCCTTTATTTCCAGCGTTCTCGTTGCCGATTCTAGCCTGTTAACAAACAAAAGATCTTTAATTTTGATCCACGATTACTAAATtacatcattaaataaaatttgtatgcaattttttttttttagaattttttataattaaaattcataaaaattgtcaattttaaaatatttaaaattattttcaatttaaaaaatagtaagataccaaattttatcaagtagagccaaaatataaaaaataaattacacaaataatatattatatcaactgtcgattatttaaaaataaaattttgcacgcctcatagcgcgaagcgcgtgaggttgtgctttatactcgactggtcaaggtcaagtaattttgtgatctttaaatgtctctatcacaGCTATATTGCacttatacaattatataaggagatgtacaccgagaaaacacttaaattaaaccatcttttactttctaaaatcattttatgttgctattttggaaaaagaaacgttttgaaaaaaattttacgggACGTCCTGGCGTCAGCCCATTTtgaatgtaccaacgattacttccgaacaaattgatatttcaagaccgggccttttttattagtttaagaattcgatgaactgggtccgtattttatgccagtagcctagtttacgtatttttttttaaattgaatttttattaaaattcactacgatacaacttTACCaagacaaacgaattttttatatttgtcacgtgaaaactatggcgccacttgatcaagctagatttttttagactgcgtgcgcatacgACAAGAAAAACGGGCGccaatatttaaaagaaaataaaaaatactctatcagaaattacttaattataattttttttttttaaattaattacaaaatttatttttttcttaaacaatgaatgagcgttatgaggcgtgctattttggattttccaaatttttttgtaatttccaacttttattctaggtttttttttttagtatgacatgtttatttaatttttttttttataataaaaaattcaaaataataatcaattaaaaaaaattaaaattcattttcaatCTAATAAATTGCgaaatgtcaaattttatcaagtaGCGCCACGGTAAGAAACTAAATTACACtttcaatgaataaaaaaaatttttatttctatgcTTAGAATCAAAAATCCAAACTTAGAAtcaatctaaaaatttcaaactcaTTTTctcttaaagaaaaaaagatttttgcatgtttatttctattattattcttttaattttcttttattaattacaaaaatagtGGGATgtcaaaataaagataatttacaatttttatatttagaccaaaaaaaaaattgttcctttaaagaatttttacaatttctaaataaatatctatagATAAGACGAATGAATGGCACAAGAAGTGTGCAATAAAGcagaattatcaaaataaattaacgacgTAAGTTTATATTCATTCAGTATATATCCATATAAACCGGTATTCATCCGCCTTAACGAATGTGTTGATAATTAAACTCGCTCGTAAGGTGGAAACAGATACTAAGCCCGTTTTGTTTCTCAGATACTATTGTAAGTGCTATCCGTTTCCGTAGTCTGCCTCCAATTGTTTCAGCTTAACCGAGATATTTCAACGTTGTTTTATGCACTCTTCCTCTCTACGGGGACTAAATTCGAATCACATATGAATATAATTACTATAAATGCCTGGGGAAATGTTTATTGCCACgataaattgaatataaaattaaaaagatcgACTAAATTAACgagcaataaatatttattgatcaaTGATGAACGACAGTTTCGTAACAATTAATGAGAATTATCtctgattaatatttatatttattttttgtggaGTAATTAATGCACACtgcaatttattttcttctttgtaAAGTTTTCTGTTGTCAttactactattttttttattccggACAAAGCGGAGTAGTATTTGCGGGATATAACCGGCGATTGAGAGAAGCTGGAGGGATGaatgcacaagaaaagatagCTGGAGTGTGAGTATCGGATGGGAATGAGTAGGAAGAATGCAGTGGTGAGTTTCGGCTCGGGATTCTTAGGTGAATGGCTTTGTGCCAATGGATAGAGTGGCTGGATCGAGAGATTCATGagtattactattactactgTGCGATGCGTTGTTATTCCTCTCTGGTGCCGCTCATTTCTATACCTATAGATCCGGTGTTTTATGTGCTTGAGAATGACGGAGCGAGAAACGAGAACCAAGAAATGAGAACTTTATCACCGCGTAGTAACTTGAATGATGCTAGATATCAAATGTTATACTCTTATTCTCTCACGGTTCATTGAATTTATGCTCCTTTCCTCCCCTAACTAAAGGGATCTGCTGAATAATCCAATAAAagcttttcatatttttacttCCATTGTAATCACTGGTTATTAGGGTGCTTttaaaaactactttttttttattcatttatttttctttgatttcaaaataattttcttacattttttcatcaatttttttggctcTTATTTCAAATTAAGGGActagggaatttttttttgtatttttgcaTTATGTCCTACTTTAAGTAAacaatctaattttttttttaattaatatactttCTATgactaaattttgaataaatttagagtgcaaatttttttttttttacaaagcAAATTTGAGAAAGTttagaaattctaaaaaatgttaattatttttatcacacaaatatttaactgttttataattagacagaataattttttaatatttagtaaatttcattaaatgttaataaatattttttaattgttaataaatatttaattagaccctcgaataaaaattgaatttaaatattttattttgacaatttttaaaactccataaaaattaaataaacaaaaaattttaattactgatcaattaatggttttttaagtaaaaatataaaacataaaataaaaaagatggattaaaaatgattaattgttagagaattaattatttttttataattagaataatttttaatatttaataagctttattaaatgttaataaatattttttaattgttaataaatatttaattagaccctcgaataaaaattgaatttaaatattttattttgacaatttttaaaactccataaaaattaaataaacaaaaaattttaattactgatcaattaatggtttttttttactaaaaaatataaataaaataataatggattgataattattgattttaaattaattattttttttactgttaatatagaataatttataaataattcataatgaaatgaatttattatcagcgcataaattttttttctatcagtattacattttaaaaattcttacctAAGACTATGTCCAGGCTCAGCTCTCACCAAAGGTGTCTGTACACTTCCGCGGAAAACCGCGCCTCCAACACCAGTAACTTTTAAAGTCGCAGCACCCACGACAACTTGTTCCCGGTCAGCTGAAAAAAGAACTCCGCCTCGGGGGTCCGTTATCCGGAAGCCTTTTGATACGCAGTCTACTCGGTCTTCgccttaataaaaaattttaattattaatttttataataactatgcagctattttttaattaacgcaTTCTCCGAATATTTAACtgaatcgaaaaaagaaaaagttagattaaaacaaataaatgagTAATCTTACTGAGTGTAAATCGTGCCAAGAGCCGGCCGTCGTGAGCCCTGGCCGAGGCAGTGAAATTGCTCCACGATTCGAGCACCAGATTCCTCCCCTTTCTTGATCTTACACTCGAAGCAATAAGAGCGTCTAGAATGGCCGCTTGGCCCCTGAGTTCCACGCCGCCTGGCACGACTTTTAACGAGCCTATGCCTTCCTGAaaaatcaagagaaaaatacttttataatattgatggTCTTTCTCTCATcaaattactaaaatatatataaataagtttattattattgttattattatttggtcGTTACAATGCGGGTCATAATAATGATCGAGAACATGACATATGACTCAACTTGTTTAATCAACATTGGCTTCTTGGGTTTGGATTCCCTCCTCTCTCTGCAATCATTGCCGCACGACGCGGAGCTATATTTACAGAGTTTGTATTGGATTCCGATGATTGGGTACTCAATTGGAAGCAATTGCCACGATACGACTTGAAAACACATACGTGGTATACTGACCTCTAATGTTCTCTCTCTCTTGTATACAAAACAGCGGTCGGGCTTTTCATTGTATTGAAATCCGCGGGTAATTGATGTGTGTATATTGGGGAAACTATAAACTAATGTTGACATAAGGTAGCTTTAAATTAAGGAACTTTCTTGCAGAAATTtctatttacttttatttaaaataatcgaattttaaaaatattttcaagtattttaaaattttagtctttgttttataaaattaatcctgttttattaaattttttttcaagttttaagTAGTACGAAATTTTATATATCagacattttgaagaaaaaaccactggaaatttttataacctttttttattgtattattttgaaatagtAACTTTTGAAGTTTTGCGAACAAATTTTGAGTTaaatatagataaaattacaaccgattcaattaaaacaatctcagatttttttgaaagtgattttattgattttttgcatttaaaaaaaattaaatcaagcTGGaactaatagtaaaatattattcaaattttttctttgaattttataaaaaaaaaaaaaaaaaattaaataaatataaaacttgaaaaaattgatgaaaatttagcaattttctaaacttttaagtagtatgaaattttatatctcaGACATGATctataaaaaacataattgggggttaaataatcaattgaatttttaaaaaattaaacagatttctatttttattctataatttattgatttttatcatCCTGACAAGcagttagaaaatttttttgcagacACGTAAAGGATGAATAACTGGTAAGTACTGTCCGATTAACTAAATTATCCAGAAAATGATAGGGTCCATCTCTTCCAGCAGAATATCGAAAATAGCGATTCTATTATAGTTTAAGTACcacaattatttttgaatcgaTTTCAGCCAAACATGAACATTGTACTCGGTGatttattgatgaatttttccATAATACAAAATccagaatatttattttgatatgcAGAGAATAGAAAGATTCATAAGATATTCACTGCGATAAATTATGCGGGATAGATTTATCCCCTAGGTAATTTATTAGTCAacatgattatttattaaactattaataACGTTGACGTCAGGCTGCCGGTATCATTTTGAATTTACACGTACATTAATACACTCGATCAAATGATGACcgataattatgaaaattaattgactGTACGTCCGGGTGCGCTGCACACGCCACAGATTATCCCTCTTCACTTGTACTAAAATTCAATGCCTAATTACTATTTCTATTGACTTTTTCTACACACTAAACTCAAATTATCCGTCCATTGATATTCATCTCTTCAAATGGTTCAACCAAATCATTCTATTCTATTCATATCCTTCCTATTTATAGGatcataaataaacaaaagtatTCTCGTtgttatgataaaatttatttttttttgccctgcAAATTATAACTTTGATCCCCAAATTcacattttaagaaaattttaatttttttttaataaaaatttatataataaaataaaattgacccaacttttaataataataataatataattatgaaaatgactcagtagaaaatattttttttgtaaaaagttcaaattagtaatattattattaaaaataaaattggataaattattttttataaaaataaaaaatttgatctgttgtaagaaaattgaaatgattttttttatgaatttaatttaaagtcatatttttttttgttttgactCTAGATATTACCGACttgtttaaataatacaagtaatcctcaaatttttattctcatcaaaaataatataatataaaatattaatatattaataattattaattattaattattaatagttattaattattaataaatattaatatgttaatataaaatactggatcaaaaaaattaaagtccattttttaaagctatattttctgaaaaatttgattttgtttaaaaaaaaattcaaaataattttttttagatcaatAATATTCCTCTCaaatcaagtaatttttttccagtgcagaatgaaaaataaaataaaattttaaactcaatTACCcaggatttatttatttaattttttcgcgTTGATTGCCCGTTACTCGTTAAGAAGTTTGCTCGAGTCTTACGAGCGGTCATAACAATAACTGAGAGagttaaacttttaaaaatagcaGTAACTAAGAGTGAAACAGTGATAGTCGTTAGATACTTTCACGAGCGTTTAACGTTTCTGTTACAAAGCGTCGGTGTTATCCTCGACTAATcctatatatttatagtatCAAGGTAGCTCCGAGCTGGGTTTTAAACATAAGTGCACTTGCTGTTGGTTTACATTGCTATCATCCCCCACCTCGGTCTACTGAGGACTGAGGGTCAacattcatttataattataattacatgactcaaaaatattttgttaaaattaaaacttaagtctcttttattattattttaaaaattaattttaaaacaaaattttatcattaaaaaaaaaattattgttcgAATTTAAAggttgaattttaatttttaaaaagttttttttaacaataaagttatttattcagcacaattgaaatattaaaatttttaaagttatgcagcaagaatttttaaaactatagaATTTTCGTAGTAATGTTTcctcaatttaaatttaattaacgaaaataaataagaagaGAACAAAAAGGTTGTTAGTTGGTAAAGCTCGCATCGGGACAAGTACTGAGTAATTACcagaaattttattcatcgaCGGTCCAGGTGCGTGTATTTAATAGATTTCATTCAGAGTCGGCAATTAAATAACGCAAAAGTATGTTTAGTTTGTATGAATTTAACATACGGCTCAGAGGAGTAGTAAGGGACGTTAGAGAAAGAAGAGGGCCAGAGGCAAGTGAGTAATGCAGTAGCAATGCATAAACACCAAAGTTGCATTACCCAAAGCGAGAAGTTGGTCTGCTCGACCCgagataattatatatggtAGATTAGTCTACGTACAGTGTTCGGACTGACTGAAAGGATTAGTTGCAATTATACAACACATGCTGGAGAAACTTATGGTTTGCGGATCGCCAGTAAATAAGGTGCCTGTGAGTAATAAAGCCTAGTTAGGGATATTTGtgggaaaattttcaaataaatcacatgattacacagaaaaaaaatgttcttgaatcaagtatataattttgaagaacttaatattcttgatttaacataacccccatgaaaaaaaaaatatatttcgtaaaatataaaaaatatatttttaataactaacttttggccgatttttatatatattttagatatattcaaaatatatcttaagatacataaaaaatacatagctaaaaatataaaaaaaatatattctgaatacatctaaaatatataaaatatatatgaagatcggccaaaagttagttattaaaaatatatttactatacatatttttcatatatttgtatatttaaaatatattttttatctattacgaaatatatttttttcatattttttttttttcatgggggaaACTAAGCTAAATAGAATGACTGCGCTGCTTATCTTTctatttagaaaatatttttgtaaaacactGTCAatgtgatacaaataaaaaccattattattatattcttgatttgagtagaaaaattcttgatttaaggacattttacttgattcaagacaattaccctgttcaaaattatattcttggttcaagaatttttctcttgaatcaagttaattttttttcagtgttagTACATTAATGGTTCATTAATAATACtcgatgatttttattttataatgataattaattatagtcatttttttattttatagtgttggagtttttaattatttaaagatttacaaacactgtaaaatttttagataaagatttgatttttttatagatgtAGATTAAGTACgtacaaataaattcttaaaatctaaacgaggttttaattaagtaattaattttgaagtggaaatttttaacattggtTTTATAAAGTactcttttaataaatactgaaatatttttacattttttgccacttaaatcatcaaaaaaatgtatacttgtttgaataaattaaaaaaaatgaactttatgaaataaaaaaaaaatgatttcttaaaaacattaattacacaaataattgttttaaaatttcactttaaaaataatttcaaagtgAATTACGATGTGCAAAGTCAAGAGTCTTGTCTTATATGGCTATTCAGTTTACAGAAATGGTTAGCGGGTTTTATTGTCTTTAAAAAAGCACACACTTATTTAAACTCGCTAATTGCTCAAGTTACTTtgcaatatatatacatacaaacATACAGACACAAACAAGCTTACTTCAGTCTAGTAAGTGAAAAAACGCGGCTTGAGTTCTGGCATTATGACTACTCACAATGCAGCCTCTCTGAATTAATAACCACAAAAGTACCGTTTCTTTTTcggtaaaaaacaaaaaaaaaaaaaaaacatgtaaTGTGGAGAACAgagcttttaaaaaatgagtGATGAATGCCCGTGTTTAGTCAGACGTTGAAAGGACTCACACCTGTAGCTCGGAACaaagattaattaaaagataGGAGAAAGAGAAGGAGAGtcgtaataatttaatgcGCCTCCAGGTTTAAGGTCGGTGAAAAGAACCAAAGCCGGCATGGATTGGGTTGTGGGAGAGAATTCTGGACGGGGAAATATATACATCTGCGAAAGCATGGATGTACTGGGCTTAATGATGCCCTCGAGCGGCTCCAGCGCCCGGCAAATCCTCGACATTTATTCAATTGTCGCAACtaaacgataaaaaatatttatcgttAATAAAATAGAGCTAAGTGGTTCGCGTACAGACATGCTGGCGATTATTTGTCTGTCTCGTTATTATACACTCGGGTCATTATTTTTCTCCCCGAGTTTGTTGTTTCCTTACcaaatttttaagtcaaatGGAATATCGAGTGTGtgattatttacatttatggATTTTTGCAATTTAGTCGTCGTTTAATTtggagatttttttattctacacCAATAATCAACGCTTTTGCTGATcagcttaattttatt
This genomic window contains:
- the LOC123261072 gene encoding zeta-sarcoglycan isoform X2 → MSRGQTNWSDDPEDTNGITRQSQPGQSTQPQPQIQIQPQPPQPSSSARSCTPQHSEQPAQHLPSGNGGFKFGLYGWRKRCLYSLVLGLMIMVILNLALTLWLLKVMEFSSEGIGSLKVVPGGVELRGQAAILDALIASSVRSRKGRNLVLESWSNFTASARAHDGRLLARFTLSEDRVDCVSKGFRITDPRGGVLFSADREQVVVGAATLKVTGVGGAVFRGSVQTPLVRAEPGHSLRLESATRTLEIKAPERVVIESRAGEILASCLSDLTLQSVEGAIRFDAKSVFLKDLKVGTPVQRHSTREQQQGQQQPRNGRSSSDQRESNIYQLCVCGSGKLFLARPEGVCQADKTIC
- the LOC123261072 gene encoding zeta-sarcoglycan isoform X1, translating into MATSPTLSIAGTRARAAALLATTATGTGSTDRRVVFIASSPGASSHDTRTWPHNWTPTTTGSNYRISETSPHTEYKLRMSRGQTNWSDDPEDTNGITRQSQPGQSTQPQPQIQIQPQPPQPSSSARSCTPQHSEQPAQHLPSGNGGFKFGLYGWRKRCLYSLVLGLMIMVILNLALTLWLLKVMEFSSEGIGSLKVVPGGVELRGQAAILDALIASSVRSRKGRNLVLESWSNFTASARAHDGRLLARFTLSEDRVDCVSKGFRITDPRGGVLFSADREQVVVGAATLKVTGVGGAVFRGSVQTPLVRAEPGHSLRLESATRTLEIKAPERVVIESRAGEILASCLSDLTLQSVEGAIRFDAKSVFLKDLKVGTPVQRHSTREQQQGQQQPRNGRSSSDQRESNIYQLCVCGSGKLFLARPEGVCQADKTIC